The Anolis carolinensis isolate JA03-04 chromosome 2, rAnoCar3.1.pri, whole genome shotgun sequence genome has a window encoding:
- the LOC100557450 gene encoding sperm acrosome-associated protein 9 produces MNEMKERLCNIEQTYKVFQQQQFTFIAALEHSRENAHDRIKPISSIGQVQMYTDHYYNNHKRILLMFLSTCADLGRLCQHQETLQSGSTTTNILLNKCKILVNHSTNLSTVQAKYLHDVVNHLSCDEARNGGVVSLIPVVLDCMKKWVAHSEKLPCHMMQSGWPSTSSQSCPT; encoded by the coding sequence ATGAATGAGATGAAGGAGAGGCTTTGCAACATTGAGCAGACCTACAAGGTCTTCCAGCAGCAGCAGTTCACCTTCATCGCAGCCCTGGAGCACTCCAGGGAGAATGCCCATGACAGGATCAAGCCCATTTCCAGCATTGGGCAGGTGCAGATGTACACGGACCACTACTACAACAACCATAAGCGGATCCTACTGATGTTCCTGAGCACCTGTGCTGACCTGGGCCGGCTGTGCCAGCACCAGGAGACCCTCCAATCTGGCAGCACCACCACCAACATCCTCCTGAACAAGTGCAAGATCCTGGTCAACCACAGCACCAACCTCAGCACTGTCCAAGCCAAGTACCTGCATGACGTGGTGAACCACCTGAGCTGTGACGAGGCCCGCAATGGTGGGGTAGTGAGCCTGATCCCGGTGGTGTTGGACTGCATGAAGAAGTGGGTGGCCCACAGCGAGAAGCTGCCCTGCCACATGATGCAGAGTGGGTGGCCATCTACCAGCAGCCAGAGCTGCCCAACCTGA